A window of the Acetobacteraceae bacterium genome harbors these coding sequences:
- a CDS encoding HAD-IB family hydrolase, with protein sequence MPFFHTVSSRKVAFFDFDGTLLRGDSGWRFLLFCFRLRDFPNLFLLFLGVLKDFFTGKINRNRLKERLFGAVLRRRSLKEIYMLGKIFSQKHLLENYQFRDVFQKFEMHKQRGDRCILVSASLGEYLAPWALKNGFEAVLATRLEKGFDGCATGRFMSKNCHGPEKKKRILAYLKSSKAPEESIAYGNSSGDFEMFEMVLEAQGKAFFVLPNGKIKPWLGR encoded by the coding sequence ATGCCTTTCTTTCACACTGTTTCTTCTCGTAAAGTTGCTTTTTTTGACTTTGATGGCACTCTTTTAAGAGGAGATAGCGGTTGGCGATTTCTGTTATTTTGTTTTCGTTTGAGAGACTTTCCTAATCTTTTCCTTTTATTTCTGGGTGTCTTGAAGGATTTTTTCACAGGAAAGATTAATCGCAACAGGTTAAAAGAACGTCTTTTTGGGGCTGTTTTAAGGAGACGCTCTTTAAAAGAAATTTATATGCTTGGAAAAATTTTTTCTCAGAAGCATTTGCTAGAAAATTATCAGTTCAGAGATGTTTTTCAAAAGTTTGAGATGCATAAACAGCGGGGAGATCGCTGTATTTTAGTGAGTGCTAGCCTTGGGGAGTATTTAGCGCCTTGGGCTTTAAAAAATGGGTTTGAGGCTGTGTTGGCAACCCGTTTAGAAAAGGGATTTGATGGATGTGCCACAGGCCGTTTTATGAGTAAAAATTGTCATGGCCCAGAAAAAAAGAAAAGAATTTTAGCTTATTTGAAATCGTCCAAAGCTCCAGAGGAAAGTATCGCTTATGGAAATAGTTCTGGAGATTTTGAGATGTTCGAAATGGTATTGGAAGCGCAGGGTAAAGCTTTTTTTGTTTTACCAAATGGAAAAATTAAGCCTTGGTTGGGGCGTTGA
- a CDS encoding DAK2 domain-containing protein codes for MKRFYNRRETIVKDALEGLLNSSYGADLEMLKNTGGSYVIVRADWDPNNGKVAVISGGGAGHEPMHAGFVGRGMLTSAVSGALFASPGSEDILTAIKAVTGEAGCLVIVKSYMGDRLNFASAVSQAQALDLKVEMVLVSDDVALGEGIKPRGLAGTLLVHKVAGAAAESGKSLEEVTALARETASSIYTIGLGLSRVHPYDAEDVELLGKDVVEIGIGIHGEPGVETIPYAPLDQLMMTLTERLLERAPKDGEFLLLVNMMAGSPELEALAIVSAIGRTKLAERVKFIIAPVQFCEGLDVKGVSLTVMPIREDLLNLLQAPAEPLYWKPPVPYHIKPLIISSSASKSFEDIPASSNPEVEKNLDAALNVLLKNEGVLNNLDATAGDGDTGSTYAEAARKIQNKRTELPFANTALLFTVLGRLLSHYSGGTSGALFSILFSNAGKETDWRKGLLQGVKKMQEYGGSKQGDRTVIDALLPAAECLAKGGSIAEAAKAARMGADATKGMKARVGRSSYVPPERLVGIPDAGAEGVARVFEAISKVDMS; via the coding sequence ATGAAACGCTTTTATAATCGCCGAGAAACAATCGTAAAAGATGCGTTAGAAGGCTTGTTAAATTCCTCCTATGGCGCAGATTTGGAAATGTTAAAAAATACGGGCGGTAGTTATGTTATCGTTCGTGCAGATTGGGATCCAAATAACGGAAAAGTCGCTGTCATTTCTGGAGGCGGTGCAGGCCATGAACCGATGCATGCAGGATTTGTTGGCCGAGGCATGTTAACATCCGCAGTTAGTGGTGCGTTATTTGCTTCTCCTGGCAGTGAAGATATTTTGACGGCTATCAAAGCCGTAACTGGCGAGGCCGGTTGCCTTGTAATTGTCAAAAGCTACATGGGCGATAGGCTTAATTTTGCGAGCGCTGTTTCACAGGCTCAAGCCTTAGATTTGAAAGTAGAAATGGTATTGGTTTCCGATGATGTTGCTTTGGGCGAGGGAATAAAACCACGTGGCCTTGCTGGGACATTGCTTGTTCATAAGGTCGCAGGTGCTGCTGCCGAATCAGGGAAGTCGCTGGAAGAAGTTACCGCACTTGCACGTGAGACTGCTTCATCAATTTATACGATCGGATTGGGACTTTCACGTGTTCATCCATATGATGCAGAGGATGTTGAGTTACTTGGGAAAGATGTTGTCGAAATAGGAATTGGGATTCATGGCGAGCCTGGCGTTGAAACTATTCCATATGCGCCATTAGATCAGCTAATGATGACTTTGACAGAACGTTTGCTTGAGCGTGCGCCTAAAGATGGAGAGTTTCTTCTTTTGGTCAATATGATGGCTGGAAGTCCAGAGTTGGAAGCTTTAGCTATTGTTTCTGCAATTGGACGAACAAAGCTTGCGGAACGTGTAAAGTTTATTATTGCACCAGTGCAATTTTGCGAAGGGCTGGATGTTAAAGGTGTTTCATTGACGGTGATGCCTATCCGCGAAGATTTATTAAATTTACTTCAAGCTCCGGCAGAACCACTCTATTGGAAACCGCCTGTTCCTTATCACATTAAGCCGCTTATCATTTCTTCGTCAGCTTCTAAAAGTTTTGAGGATATTCCAGCGAGTTCAAATCCTGAAGTCGAAAAGAATTTAGACGCAGCATTGAATGTTTTATTAAAGAATGAAGGTGTGTTGAATAATTTGGATGCTACTGCAGGTGATGGAGACACAGGATCTACATACGCAGAAGCGGCTCGCAAAATTCAAAATAAAAGGACAGAACTTCCTTTTGCGAATACGGCTTTATTATTTACTGTTTTAGGACGTTTACTTTCTCATTATTCAGGTGGAACAAGTGGCGCCTTATTTTCTATTCTTTTTTCAAATGCGGGCAAAGAAACGGATTGGAGAAAAGGACTCTTGCAGGGTGTCAAAAAAATGCAGGAATATGGTGGATCGAAACAAGGGGATCGCACTGTTATTGATGCTTTGCTTCCAGCAGCTGAGTGTCTAGCAAAAGGTGGAAGCATCGCTGAAGCTGCCAAAGCTGCTCGTATGGGGGCAGATGCTACTAAAGGTATGAAAGCGAGGGTTGGACGCTCTTCTTATGTACCTCCTGAACGTTTGGTTGGCATACCAGATGCCGGTGCAGAGGGTGTGGCACGGGTTTTTGAAGCAATTTCTAAGGTGGATATGTCATAA
- a CDS encoding glucose dehydrogenase, producing the protein MGSVVRLSIRFLGFLLAGMGLFLVWDGVRLVLLGGSPYYVVFGAAILLAGILLFLLREAGGWIYLLAWAGTFFWTIWECGMDWWGWLPRLLGPTLIFFWVVAVFPALKRYQSER; encoded by the coding sequence ATGGGTAGTGTTGTTAGGCTTTCAATAAGGTTCTTAGGTTTTCTTTTAGCTGGTATGGGGCTGTTCCTCGTTTGGGACGGTGTAAGATTAGTGCTGCTGGGTGGATCGCCATATTATGTTGTTTTTGGCGCCGCTATTCTATTGGCAGGTATTTTATTGTTTTTGCTGCGTGAAGCTGGAGGCTGGATTTATCTGTTAGCTTGGGCAGGAACATTTTTCTGGACAATATGGGAGTGCGGGATGGATTGGTGGGGCTGGTTGCCCCGCCTCTTGGGACCAACGCTAATTTTTTTCTGGGTTGTTGCTGTTTTTCCTGCTCTGAAGCGCTACCAGTCTGAAAGGTGA
- a CDS encoding DEAD/DEAH box helicase — protein MTNFDAFGFTVSLRQAIEATGYKTPTPIQAQAIPRILEGRDVLGLAQTGTGKTASFGLPILQFISQKPTVYKAWGFRALILAPTRELALQISDNISDFSRFIKGFRIATVFGGVGQGRQVESLRRGADVLVATTGRLLDLANQGYVDFSSTEFLVLDEADRMLDMGFIHDIRTISAKLPNKCQTMLFSATFPENIRSLSETLLSDPVQVQVVPEQTSVERITQKILFLEEKDKKEALLYLLNNEQKKPRRVVVFTLMKHEANKVAAFLLENGIEAAALHGNKSQSAREKAMNGFRTGDIEVLVATDIAARGIDVEDVSLVVNFDLPNIPESYVHRIGRSGRAGRQGYAYSFCSPEQRAWLKNIEKAVGQAIPVDLEQPFHSEAAQHSKMPAPVLGKKRSGGGGRRSQNHRPRGQKHAPQASSARKPKRINKMYSHA, from the coding sequence GTGACTAATTTTGATGCCTTTGGCTTTACAGTGTCTCTTCGTCAAGCGATAGAAGCCACTGGATACAAAACACCAACTCCAATTCAGGCGCAAGCCATTCCAAGGATACTTGAGGGGCGCGATGTTCTCGGTCTCGCACAGACGGGGACAGGGAAAACCGCTTCTTTTGGTTTGCCTATTTTACAGTTTATTTCTCAAAAGCCGACAGTTTATAAAGCTTGGGGATTTAGGGCTTTGATTTTAGCACCGACCCGTGAGCTGGCATTACAGATTTCTGATAATATTTCGGATTTCTCACGTTTTATAAAAGGTTTCCGTATCGCTACCGTTTTCGGCGGTGTCGGGCAGGGGCGTCAAGTTGAAAGCTTGCGTCGTGGCGCGGATGTTCTTGTCGCAACGACGGGACGTTTGTTGGATCTCGCCAACCAAGGTTATGTTGATTTTTCTTCAACAGAATTCTTGGTTTTGGATGAAGCGGATCGTATGCTTGATATGGGTTTTATCCACGATATTCGTACGATTTCGGCAAAACTTCCAAACAAATGCCAGACGATGTTGTTTTCTGCGACTTTCCCAGAAAATATTCGAAGCCTTTCTGAAACATTACTTTCTGATCCTGTTCAGGTTCAGGTTGTTCCAGAACAGACTTCTGTTGAGCGTATTACCCAGAAAATTTTATTTTTAGAAGAAAAAGATAAAAAAGAGGCGCTTTTATATTTGCTTAATAATGAGCAAAAAAAGCCTCGCCGTGTTGTTGTCTTTACATTGATGAAGCATGAAGCAAATAAGGTTGCGGCGTTCCTTCTCGAAAATGGTATTGAGGCGGCTGCACTTCATGGTAACAAGTCTCAATCAGCTAGAGAAAAAGCCATGAACGGCTTTAGAACGGGTGATATTGAGGTTCTTGTCGCAACGGATATTGCGGCCCGTGGCATTGACGTTGAAGATGTTTCCTTGGTTGTTAACTTTGACTTGCCAAATATTCCAGAATCCTATGTTCACCGTATTGGACGTAGTGGGCGTGCAGGCCGTCAGGGATATGCTTATTCTTTCTGTAGTCCAGAGCAGCGCGCATGGCTGAAAAATATTGAAAAAGCAGTTGGTCAAGCTATTCCTGTTGATTTGGAGCAGCCTTTCCATTCAGAAGCGGCACAGCATTCAAAAATGCCTGCGCCAGTTCTTGGTAAAAAGCGATCAGGTGGTGGTGGACGTCGTTCTCAGAACCACCGTCCAAGGGGGCAGAAACATGCGCCTCAAGCTTCTTCTGCACGGAAGCCAAAACGTATTAATAAAATGTACTCACACGCTTAA
- a CDS encoding ABC-F family ATP-binding cassette domain-containing protein: MSILNVTNLSLRVGHRQLLDNASVTIDAGHKIGLVGKNGAGKSTLLNVISGDISPDGGSVTLANRVSMGRVKQESPSGPSTVLEIVLEADIERANLLAEMQRLEKEDPSSVRLADIHERLNVIDAYSAPARAATILSGLGFDEKAQQRPISDFSGGWRMRVSLAGVLFTEPDFLLLDEPTNHLDMEAALWLESWLKRYSGTVLLVSHDRDFLDNVTDSILHLDKGRLSLTPGGFSRFLRIRTEQALQQNRAAERVAKQRQHMEAFVARFCAKATKARQAQSRLKALARLPEIDSVIEEAPVQFDFPSPGEVPPPMLKLENVSVGYNGQAILSNLSMRIDMGDRIALLGRNGEGKSTFAKLLSGELLPLQGEFVHSSKLQVGYFAQHQQEALILTDTPLDHMMRVLSDANITVARAQLARFGLDVHRADTPVSQLSGGEKARLLLALATRHAPHLLILDEPTNHLDIDARDSLIRALMAFEGTVLLISHDSYLVEAVADQLIVAARGTVTPFDGSMEDYRSSLEQASAVKKKEKEDVPETKQEKITQAREMRENRKELTRLLAPLKKEIRSIEAMMEKLRKDQQRIEVKLADPALYDSNDSQKITSLNAELSSLVAQLESWEEKWLMKQEALEEKEREIP, from the coding sequence ATGAGCATTCTTAACGTTACCAATCTCAGTCTGCGTGTTGGGCATCGTCAATTATTAGATAATGCTTCTGTGACGATTGATGCAGGACATAAGATTGGATTGGTTGGAAAAAATGGCGCAGGAAAATCAACCCTGCTCAATGTGATCTCAGGGGATATTTCACCTGACGGCGGATCAGTGACACTTGCAAACCGTGTCAGTATGGGAAGGGTAAAGCAGGAATCACCTTCAGGCCCTTCTACTGTTTTAGAGATCGTCTTAGAGGCAGATATTGAGCGTGCGAACTTGTTAGCTGAAATGCAGCGCTTGGAGAAGGAAGATCCGTCTTCTGTACGACTGGCAGACATTCATGAACGTTTAAATGTGATTGATGCTTATTCTGCACCAGCGCGAGCCGCAACGATTCTTTCCGGCTTAGGATTTGATGAAAAGGCCCAACAGCGTCCAATTTCTGATTTTTCTGGGGGCTGGAGGATGCGTGTCAGCCTCGCAGGTGTTTTATTCACAGAGCCTGATTTTCTCCTTTTGGATGAGCCAACGAACCATTTAGATATGGAGGCTGCATTATGGCTGGAATCTTGGCTAAAACGTTATTCTGGAACCGTTTTGCTTGTCAGTCATGATCGGGATTTTCTCGATAATGTAACAGATTCTATTCTTCACTTGGATAAAGGAAGACTTTCCTTAACGCCTGGTGGTTTTAGCCGTTTTTTGCGCATCCGCACAGAACAGGCATTGCAGCAGAATAGGGCTGCGGAGCGTGTAGCAAAACAACGTCAGCATATGGAAGCCTTTGTTGCCCGTTTCTGTGCAAAAGCGACGAAGGCACGTCAAGCGCAATCACGTCTAAAAGCCCTCGCGCGTCTGCCGGAAATTGATTCGGTGATAGAGGAAGCGCCTGTTCAGTTTGATTTCCCATCTCCTGGGGAAGTTCCTCCTCCAATGCTGAAACTTGAAAATGTTTCTGTAGGGTATAACGGACAGGCTATTTTAAGTAATCTTTCTATGCGGATTGATATGGGAGACCGCATTGCGCTTTTGGGACGTAATGGCGAAGGGAAATCCACCTTCGCAAAATTACTTTCAGGAGAGCTTTTGCCTTTGCAGGGTGAATTTGTCCATTCTTCAAAATTACAAGTTGGCTATTTTGCCCAGCACCAACAGGAAGCTCTCATTTTAACAGATACGCCTTTGGATCATATGATGCGTGTTTTGTCAGATGCGAATATAACGGTGGCAAGGGCACAATTGGCTAGATTTGGTTTAGATGTCCACCGTGCAGATACACCTGTCAGCCAATTGTCTGGAGGCGAAAAAGCACGTCTTCTACTTGCTTTAGCGACACGTCATGCGCCACATCTTCTTATTTTGGATGAGCCAACAAACCATTTGGATATTGATGCAAGAGACAGCCTTATTCGTGCATTAATGGCATTTGAAGGCACTGTTTTGCTGATTAGCCATGATAGTTATTTGGTAGAAGCCGTTGCAGACCAATTGATTGTTGCGGCTCGGGGCACAGTAACGCCTTTTGACGGCAGTATGGAGGATTATCGCTCCTCTCTAGAGCAGGCGAGCGCTGTTAAAAAAAAAGAAAAAGAAGACGTTCCTGAAACTAAACAGGAAAAGATTACGCAAGCCCGTGAAATGCGAGAAAACCGCAAGGAGCTAACACGCTTGTTAGCTCCATTGAAAAAAGAGATTCGATCTATTGAAGCGATGATGGAGAAGTTGCGGAAAGATCAGCAGCGAATTGAAGTAAAATTAGCAGACCCTGCTTTGTATGATTCAAATGATTCTCAAAAAATTACTTCCTTAAATGCTGAATTATCTTCTTTGGTTGCACAGCTTGAATCATGGGAAGAAAAATGGCTGATGAAACAGGAAGCGTTAGAGGAAAAAGAGCGAGAGATTCCTTAA
- a CDS encoding triosephosphate isomerase: MYLLNVWLAYQMPVQRVWHGFLKQFLRWICHKKEGNMHKFSSEVEAIKKVSKRYSRYIIGNWKVRTKSNHQAMALVDDIVRGFSEKSIPAGTKIVLCPSFTQLYSVYEKLSSAKQIGDMSVGAQDCSLPKGATGDVPAELLASVGVEYVLLGHSERRIIHGEGSAEVKSKTCMAIQTGLIPIVCVGETLIEHNKGQVKEALFREITESLPKNFVGLLAYEPIWAVGAVDMASTEQIKKSLMIIREILQEHLTSAILPPLLYGGAVMTGLQAAAVFQTGVDGILIGRASVCAEQVLDIVHGSA, encoded by the coding sequence ATGTACCTCCTGAACGTTTGGTTGGCATACCAGATGCCGGTGCAGAGGGTGTGGCACGGGTTTTTGAAGCAATTTCTAAGGTGGATATGTCATAAAAAGGAGGGGAACATGCACAAGTTTTCTTCAGAGGTAGAGGCAATCAAAAAAGTTTCTAAAAGGTATTCACGTTATATTATTGGGAACTGGAAGGTTCGGACAAAAAGCAATCATCAAGCGATGGCGCTGGTGGATGATATCGTAAGAGGCTTTTCAGAAAAATCGATACCTGCAGGCACGAAGATTGTTCTTTGCCCGTCATTTACACAGCTTTATAGTGTTTATGAAAAGCTTTCTTCGGCAAAGCAAATAGGAGATATGAGTGTGGGAGCACAGGATTGTAGCTTGCCTAAGGGGGCTACAGGAGATGTTCCTGCTGAACTTTTAGCATCGGTTGGTGTGGAATATGTCCTGTTAGGGCATTCTGAAAGGCGTATCATCCATGGAGAAGGCAGTGCCGAAGTAAAAAGTAAGACATGTATGGCAATTCAGACGGGGCTTATTCCGATTGTCTGTGTTGGAGAAACTTTGATTGAGCACAATAAAGGTCAAGTAAAAGAGGCTTTGTTTAGGGAGATTACAGAATCTTTACCTAAAAATTTTGTGGGTCTTCTAGCGTATGAGCCAATATGGGCCGTGGGTGCTGTTGATATGGCTTCTACAGAGCAAATTAAAAAAAGCCTTATGATTATTCGGGAGATTCTGCAGGAGCATTTGACCTCTGCTATTTTACCGCCTCTTCTTTACGGTGGCGCTGTGATGACGGGTCTTCAAGCGGCTGCAGTTTTTCAGACTGGAGTGGATGGCATTTTAATAGGCAGGGCAAGTGTATGTGCTGAACAGGTTTTAGATATCGTTCATGGCAGTGCATAG
- a CDS encoding SDR family NAD(P)-dependent oxidoreductase, with amino-acid sequence MYHIPDQTGRRFVITGANSGTGKEMTRRLAEANAEIVMAVRNEAFGEAAKEEILQQFPKAKLEVKYIDLADLKTVENFAEGLKSEGKGLDVLINNAGVMSPPKRYVTKNNFELQFGTNFLGPFALTHHLVPLLLQSSKAPRVTTMSSCAAIIGFLLGMSDLQSEKIYLPFLSYARSKLSDLLMMQQLAKISAERGWNLISNAAHPGCTRTRLMLTGPNMGTNKTTRPWIYNFIPAMNPDKGAVPLIEAATDPKALSGSYYGPRWLLIGKSGHVKKPESARWTDGEKLWKKAEKMTGVSFPENL; translated from the coding sequence ATGTATCATATTCCAGATCAGACTGGTCGCCGCTTTGTCATTACGGGCGCTAATAGTGGAACAGGCAAAGAAATGACAAGACGTTTGGCTGAAGCAAATGCGGAAATTGTGATGGCAGTCCGCAATGAGGCTTTTGGAGAGGCTGCAAAGGAAGAAATTCTGCAGCAATTTCCAAAGGCGAAGCTCGAGGTCAAATATATTGATTTGGCGGATTTGAAAACAGTTGAGAATTTTGCAGAAGGTCTTAAGTCAGAGGGGAAGGGGCTGGATGTTCTTATCAATAATGCGGGCGTGATGAGTCCGCCAAAGCGTTATGTGACAAAGAATAATTTTGAGCTACAGTTTGGAACTAACTTTTTAGGTCCATTTGCTTTAACGCATCATCTTGTTCCGCTTTTGCTTCAATCTTCCAAAGCGCCGCGGGTAACCACAATGTCAAGTTGTGCTGCGATTATTGGGTTTTTATTGGGAATGTCTGATCTGCAATCAGAAAAGATTTATCTCCCATTTTTATCTTATGCACGATCAAAATTGTCTGATTTGTTAATGATGCAGCAACTGGCAAAAATTTCAGCAGAACGTGGATGGAATTTAATTTCCAATGCGGCACATCCTGGATGCACAAGGACACGTTTAATGCTGACGGGACCCAATATGGGGACAAACAAAACAACACGTCCTTGGATTTATAATTTTATTCCAGCCATGAATCCAGATAAAGGCGCTGTGCCTTTGATTGAAGCGGCAACAGATCCAAAAGCTCTATCTGGAAGCTATTATGGTCCACGTTGGTTACTGATAGGCAAAAGTGGGCATGTTAAAAAACCAGAATCTGCACGTTGGACGGATGGAGAGAAACTTTGGAAAAAGGCTGAAAAAATGACAGGTGTTTCTTTTCCTGAAAATTTATAA
- a CDS encoding pyrroloquinoline quinone-dependent dehydrogenase — MRYIKSRYALTFLGVLISTSALAQIPPSLDVPGPGGGQADVLAKTNSAFDPPSPNSPQAEGVNAANLPDIDEILASDLPTPVAQVGENPALADWPVYGHDSKESRYSPLSQITPENVKKLKRVFVYHTGSLPPKGKVNKWAAETTPIKVGDRIYMCSALNDMMALDPRTGKEIWRFKSGEKYESIPYTAACKGVTYFTSSVVPEGQPCHNRIIEGTLDMRLIAVDAENSKLCKAFGYSGQVNLMQGMGESVPGFVSMTTPPPIVNGVAVVNAEVLDGQRRWAPSGVIRGYDAESGRFIWAWDVNHPQNHHQPAAGAFYSRGTPNSWAAMTGDNKLGLVYVPTGISAVDYFSALRSPAENKVSSAIVAIDVRTGEPRWVFQTTHKDVWDYDIGSQATLFDYTDDQGQLIPAMIVPTKRGQTFVLNRETGKPLDDFPVKELPAPTEGGVSDDVRSPTQPWSIGVPTLGMPMLKERNMWGMSPLDQLVCRLKFRQAHYVGPFTPPSIDRPWIEFPGYNGGSDWGSISYDDRTGIMLANWNVLPMYDQLVTRKKADNIGLIPLDNPNHKVGSGGAEGAGAQAETPYGVVVSPFWNSFTHMMCFEPPYGQITAIDLKKHKVLWWHPLGNARANGPFGIPTHLPLRIGLPNNGGPIVTAGGVAFVAATTDNEIRAFDIKTGKELWHDILPGGGQATPITYMQDGRQYVAIFAGGHHFMEAPVSDQLVVYALPEGSEELTKAH; from the coding sequence ATGAGATACATAAAAAGCCGATATGCGCTGACCTTTTTAGGGGTTTTAATTAGCACTTCAGCGCTTGCGCAAATTCCTCCTTCTCTTGATGTTCCTGGCCCAGGTGGAGGACAAGCGGATGTTTTGGCAAAAACAAACTCTGCTTTTGACCCACCATCGCCAAATAGTCCTCAAGCTGAGGGAGTGAATGCTGCTAATTTACCAGATATTGATGAAATTTTGGCATCAGATCTCCCGACACCAGTGGCGCAGGTTGGGGAGAATCCAGCGTTAGCAGACTGGCCAGTATATGGTCATGACAGCAAAGAAAGTCGTTACTCTCCGCTTTCACAGATTACTCCAGAAAATGTAAAAAAATTAAAAAGGGTATTTGTTTACCATACAGGCAGTCTGCCACCGAAAGGCAAGGTAAATAAGTGGGCTGCGGAAACGACCCCCATTAAAGTTGGGGATCGAATTTATATGTGTTCCGCCCTGAATGATATGATGGCATTGGATCCTCGTACAGGAAAGGAAATTTGGAGATTTAAATCAGGAGAGAAGTATGAATCCATTCCGTATACGGCCGCTTGTAAGGGGGTGACATATTTTACATCGTCTGTTGTTCCAGAAGGGCAGCCTTGTCATAATCGTATTATTGAGGGAACGCTTGATATGCGTTTAATCGCAGTAGATGCGGAAAATAGTAAGTTATGTAAGGCATTTGGTTACTCTGGCCAAGTAAATCTTATGCAGGGAATGGGAGAATCTGTTCCGGGGTTTGTCTCTATGACGACACCGCCGCCTATTGTTAATGGTGTGGCTGTCGTTAATGCGGAAGTTCTTGATGGGCAGCGACGGTGGGCGCCTTCAGGTGTCATTCGTGGTTATGATGCGGAAAGCGGTCGTTTTATTTGGGCATGGGATGTCAATCATCCTCAAAATCATCATCAACCTGCCGCAGGAGCATTTTATTCCCGTGGGACACCTAATTCTTGGGCGGCGATGACAGGAGACAATAAACTGGGTTTGGTTTATGTGCCTACTGGGATTTCTGCGGTCGATTATTTTTCAGCTTTGCGTTCTCCAGCAGAAAATAAGGTTTCATCTGCTATTGTTGCGATTGATGTGCGTACCGGTGAACCTCGTTGGGTTTTTCAAACAACACACAAAGATGTGTGGGATTACGACATTGGATCCCAAGCGACACTTTTTGACTATACGGATGATCAGGGACAACTTATTCCTGCGATGATTGTACCGACCAAACGTGGTCAGACGTTTGTTCTAAACCGTGAAACAGGCAAACCTCTTGATGATTTTCCTGTTAAAGAACTTCCTGCACCTACCGAAGGCGGTGTTTCAGACGATGTAAGAAGTCCAACGCAACCCTGGTCTATCGGTGTGCCAACATTGGGAATGCCAATGTTGAAGGAAAGGAATATGTGGGGGATGTCCCCATTGGATCAGCTGGTGTGTCGTCTTAAATTTCGGCAGGCTCATTATGTTGGTCCCTTTACGCCCCCCAGTATTGATCGTCCATGGATCGAATTTCCAGGCTATAATGGTGGGTCGGATTGGGGGTCTATTTCTTATGATGATAGAACAGGAATTATGCTGGCAAATTGGAATGTTCTTCCGATGTATGATCAGCTTGTGACACGGAAAAAGGCTGATAATATAGGGCTTATTCCGCTCGACAATCCAAATCATAAGGTCGGTTCCGGCGGTGCTGAAGGCGCTGGAGCACAGGCAGAAACACCTTATGGGGTTGTCGTCTCGCCTTTTTGGAATAGTTTTACACATATGATGTGTTTTGAACCACCTTATGGGCAGATTACCGCCATTGACCTAAAAAAACATAAGGTGTTATGGTGGCATCCTTTAGGGAATGCGCGTGCAAATGGCCCGTTTGGGATTCCGACACATTTACCTCTGCGTATCGGTCTCCCTAATAATGGTGGCCCCATCGTGACCGCTGGTGGCGTTGCTTTTGTGGCAGCAACAACGGATAACGAAATTCGTGCATTCGACATAAAAACGGGCAAAGAATTATGGCATGATATTTTACCAGGTGGAGGACAAGCGACGCCGATCACATATATGCAAGATGGCCGTCAATATGTGGCTATTTTTGCAGGGGGGCATCATTTTATGGAAGCGCCAGTAAGCGATCAGCTGGTCGTTTATGCTTTGCCAGAAGGCTCAGAAGAGCTAACGAAAGCACACTGA